The Mercurialis annua linkage group LG2, ddMerAnnu1.2, whole genome shotgun sequence genome contains a region encoding:
- the LOC126669523 gene encoding COP9 signalosome complex subunit 5a-like encodes MEPYPSSSTAIAQKTWELENNIITIDTPPTTAADASSDAIFYYDDSAQAKFQQDKPWANDPHYFRRVKISALALLKMVVHARSGGTIEVMGLMQGKTDGDSIIVMDAFALPVEGTETRVNAQADAYEYMVDYSQTNKQAGRLENVVGWYHSHPGYGCWLSGIDVSTQMLNQQFQEPFLAVVIDPTRTVSAGKVEIGAFRTYPEGYKPPDDPVSEYQTIPLNKIEDFGVHCKQYYALDITYFKSSLDCHLLDLLWNKYWVNTLSSSPLLGNGDYVAGQISDLAEKLEQAENQLAHSRFGPLVAPPQRKKEEESQLTKITRDSAKITVEQVHGLMSQVIKDILFNSVRQSSRSRTEGSGPEPMVET; translated from the exons ATGGAACCCTACCCGTCCTCATCAACTGCAATCGCCCAAAAAACCTGGGAACTCGAGAACAATATAATAACCATCGACACTCCTCCGACCACCGCGGCGGACGCTTCGTCCGACGCAATCTTCTATTACGACGACTCAGCGCAAGCTAAATTTCAACAAGACAAACCATGGGCCAACGATCCTCACTACTTCAGGCGCGTCAAGATCTCCGCCCTTGCTCTCCTCAAGATGGTTGTCCACGCTCGATCCGGTGGGACCATCGAGGTTATGGGACTTATGCAAGGCAAAACCGACGGTGATTCTATCATTGTTATGGACGCTTTTGCCCTTCCTGTTGAAGGCACTGAAACTCGTGTTAATGCCCAGGCTGATGCTTATGAGTATATGGTTGATTATTCACAAACGAATAAGCAG GCAGGGCGATTGGAGAATGTTGTGGGGTGGTATCATTCGCATCCCGGGTACGGGTGCTGGCTATCGGGGATTGATGTTTCGACCCAAATGCTAAATCAGCAATTTCAGGAACCTTTTTTGGCTGTTGTTATTGATCCAACTAGGACGGTTTCAGCTGGTAAAGTCGAGATTGGTGCTTTTAGGACTTACCCTGAAGGTTATAAGCCTCCGGATGATCCCGTCTCTGAATATCAAACCATTCCGCTTAATAAGATTGAAGACTTCGGTGTCCATTGCAAGCAG TATTATGCTTTGGATATTACTTACTTCAAGTCCTCTCTTGATTGCCACCTGTTAGATCTCTTGTGGAACAAATATTGGGTCAATACTCTATCGTCCTCACCTCTGTTAGGCAACGGTGACTATGTTGCTGGTCAAATTTCAGATTTAG CTGAGAAGCTGGAGCAAGCAGAGAATCAATTGGCTCACTCCCGATTTGGGCCCCTTGTAGCACCACCTCAAAGAAAGAAAGAG GAAGAATCTCAACTGACTAAAATTACTAGGGATAGTGCTAAAATTACAGTGGAGCAGGTTCATGGGTTGATGTCACAG GTAATCAAGGACATCCTTTTCAATTCTGTACGACAATCAAGTAGGTCTCGCACGGAGGGTTCTGGTCCTGAGCCAATGGTTGAAACATGA
- the LOC126669478 gene encoding protein KAKU4 isoform X1, whose translation MSSDGVSNLRSGGKIVRPRRTNVVRTPYERSPHQQLMTNSGSQNPNWLSRFVLSPTRIIATGAGKVLSVFRQESSSSSSSSSDGDFTSEEDDDDDGEDISSEDANKLEKSSLHDVIPKAFEWKSQTKLAIEQLLLQETFSREECDRLTSIIKSRVVDSPVIDGRLTEIPDTTVGSDAGLPALTAITEAKKWLQEKKLGSTSKSELDFGIGTLNTAMLPVTESDVGSPIDMAKSYMQARPPWASPSMSNIQSRSPSVVFKEETSCLFSDNSLSASKLIRNSPPTSSWSIQDEIRKVRSRATEEMLKRRPSSTIDWSGLSSDNRRSPNPLVAYKTDSVLQIAQDELHNESVPRDLATSIVEQNQDLGVAEIIDVAEGMDDGLEGKEMHRQRVRPYKDVKADTQVGDNTADGLRDADGECLHLNSTVGGDTQAEVAGRDGAAAANGFPSGSSLYGAQEREETHKPFDEQQPSVGSGHGDMTRNASVEVTCELISETFIEVPISESDIVATGSQNSSSMHHEGVSLEAPIRALKRKDGKSNVVPQTEKRQVGKRKYVRQPRGRGK comes from the exons ATGTCCTCCGACGGGGTCTCCAATCTCCGATCCGGCGGTAAGATAGTCCGGCCGAGGAGAACAAATGTTGTCAGAACTCCGTACGAGCGGTCTCCTCATCAACAATTGATGACAAATTCGGGTTCTCAAAACCCTAATTGGCtgtctagatttgttttatCTCCGACTCGTATTATTGCTACCGGTGCCGGTAAAGTTCTTTCTGTTTTCCGTCAAGAATCTTCCTCCTCGTCTTCGTCTTCTTCTGATGGCGATTTTACTTCAG AGGAGGATGATGACGACGATGGCGAGGACATATCTTCTGAAGATGCAAACAAGTTGGAAAAG AGTTCTCTGCATGATGTTATTCCTAAAGCTTTCGAGTGGAAGAGTCAAACAAAACTTGCAATTGAACAGCTTCTCTTGCAGGAAACATTTTCGAG GGAAGAATGCGATAGACTAACCTCTATTATTAAATCGAGAGTTGTAGATTCTCCTGTCATAGATGGGAGACTGACTGAGATACCTGACACGACAGTTGGCAGTG ATGCTGGTTTGCCTGCTCTTACAGCCATTACAGAGGCTAAAAAATGGCTGCAGGAGAAGAAATTAGGTTCAACTTCAAAATCAGAATTGGACTTTGGAATCGGCACTTTGAACACTGCTATGTTGCCT GTTACAGAAAGTGACGTGGGTTCTCCAATAGATATGGCCAAATCGTACATGCAAGCACGCCCCCCGTGGGCTTCCCCATCCATGAGCAACATTCAGTCTCGATCACCATCAGTGGTTTTCAAGGAAGAAACTTCGTGTTTATTTAGTGACAATTCTTTGTCCGCATCCAAG CTGATCAGGAATTCCCCTCCCACTAGTTCCTGGAGTATCCAGGACGAAATACGAAAAGTGAGATCTAGGGCAACTGAAGAAATGTTAAAGAGGCGGCCATCATCAACAATTGATTGGTCTGGGTTATCTTCGGATAATAGAAGAAGCCCTAACCCATTGGTGGCTTACAAAACAGATTCTG TTTTACAAATAGCTCAAGATGAATTGCACAATGAATCTGTGCCACGAGATCTGGCTACTTCCATTGTAGAACAAAATCAG GATCTGGGAGTTGCTGAAATAATTGACGTTGCCGAAG GCATGGATGATGGCCTGGAAGGGAAAGAAATGCATAGACAGAGAGTCCGACCTTATAAAGATGTGAAGGCTGATACACAAGT TGGTGACAATACTGCTGATGGCCTCAGGGATGCTGATGGGGAATGCTTACATCTGAACTCTACTGTAGGAGGTGATACACAGG CGGAAGTCGCTGGAAGGGATGGTGCTGCAGCTGCTAATGGATTTCCTTCAGGATCCAG TTTGTATGGAGCACAGGAAAGAGAAGAAACACACAAACCATTTGATGAGCAGCAACCTTCTGTTGGTTCAGGCCATGGTGATATGACCAGAAATGCTTCTGTTGAAGTGACATGTGAGCTTATCAGTGAAACTTTCATCGAAGTGCCCATAAGTGAGAGCGATATTGTTGCAACAGGCTCTCAAAACAGTTCTAGCATGCACCATGAAGGGGTATCACTGGAAGCACCTATACGAGCTTTGAAACGCAAGGATGGCAAGAGCAATGTTGTCCCACAAACTGAAAAGCGGCAAGTTGGGAAGCGGAAATATGTACGGCAACCCAGGGGTCGGGGTAAATAA
- the LOC126669478 gene encoding protein KAKU4 isoform X2, whose product MSSDGVSNLRSGGKIVRPRRTNVVRTPYERSPHQQLMTNSGSQNPNWLSRFVLSPTRIIATGAGKVLSVFRQESSSSSSSSSDGDFTSEEDDDDDGEDISSEDANKLEKSSLHDVIPKAFEWKSQTKLAIEQLLLQETFSREECDRLTSIIKSRVVDSPVIDGRLTEIPDTTVGSDAGLPALTAITEAKKWLQEKKLGSTSKSELDFGIGTLNTAMLPVTESDVGSPIDMAKSYMQARPPWASPSMSNIQSRSPSVVFKEETSCLFSDNSLSASKLIRNSPPTSSWSIQDEIRKVRSRATEEMLKRRPSSTIDWSGLSSDNRRSPNPLVAYKTDSVLQIAQDELHNESVPRDLATSIVEQNQDLGVAEIIDVAEGMDDGLEGKEMHRQRVRPYKDVKADTQVDADGECLHLNSTVGGDTQAEVAGRDGAAAANGFPSGSSLYGAQEREETHKPFDEQQPSVGSGHGDMTRNASVEVTCELISETFIEVPISESDIVATGSQNSSSMHHEGVSLEAPIRALKRKDGKSNVVPQTEKRQVGKRKYVRQPRGRGK is encoded by the exons ATGTCCTCCGACGGGGTCTCCAATCTCCGATCCGGCGGTAAGATAGTCCGGCCGAGGAGAACAAATGTTGTCAGAACTCCGTACGAGCGGTCTCCTCATCAACAATTGATGACAAATTCGGGTTCTCAAAACCCTAATTGGCtgtctagatttgttttatCTCCGACTCGTATTATTGCTACCGGTGCCGGTAAAGTTCTTTCTGTTTTCCGTCAAGAATCTTCCTCCTCGTCTTCGTCTTCTTCTGATGGCGATTTTACTTCAG AGGAGGATGATGACGACGATGGCGAGGACATATCTTCTGAAGATGCAAACAAGTTGGAAAAG AGTTCTCTGCATGATGTTATTCCTAAAGCTTTCGAGTGGAAGAGTCAAACAAAACTTGCAATTGAACAGCTTCTCTTGCAGGAAACATTTTCGAG GGAAGAATGCGATAGACTAACCTCTATTATTAAATCGAGAGTTGTAGATTCTCCTGTCATAGATGGGAGACTGACTGAGATACCTGACACGACAGTTGGCAGTG ATGCTGGTTTGCCTGCTCTTACAGCCATTACAGAGGCTAAAAAATGGCTGCAGGAGAAGAAATTAGGTTCAACTTCAAAATCAGAATTGGACTTTGGAATCGGCACTTTGAACACTGCTATGTTGCCT GTTACAGAAAGTGACGTGGGTTCTCCAATAGATATGGCCAAATCGTACATGCAAGCACGCCCCCCGTGGGCTTCCCCATCCATGAGCAACATTCAGTCTCGATCACCATCAGTGGTTTTCAAGGAAGAAACTTCGTGTTTATTTAGTGACAATTCTTTGTCCGCATCCAAG CTGATCAGGAATTCCCCTCCCACTAGTTCCTGGAGTATCCAGGACGAAATACGAAAAGTGAGATCTAGGGCAACTGAAGAAATGTTAAAGAGGCGGCCATCATCAACAATTGATTGGTCTGGGTTATCTTCGGATAATAGAAGAAGCCCTAACCCATTGGTGGCTTACAAAACAGATTCTG TTTTACAAATAGCTCAAGATGAATTGCACAATGAATCTGTGCCACGAGATCTGGCTACTTCCATTGTAGAACAAAATCAG GATCTGGGAGTTGCTGAAATAATTGACGTTGCCGAAG GCATGGATGATGGCCTGGAAGGGAAAGAAATGCATAGACAGAGAGTCCGACCTTATAAAGATGTGAAGGCTGATACACAAGT GGATGCTGATGGGGAATGCTTACATCTGAACTCTACTGTAGGAGGTGATACACAGG CGGAAGTCGCTGGAAGGGATGGTGCTGCAGCTGCTAATGGATTTCCTTCAGGATCCAG TTTGTATGGAGCACAGGAAAGAGAAGAAACACACAAACCATTTGATGAGCAGCAACCTTCTGTTGGTTCAGGCCATGGTGATATGACCAGAAATGCTTCTGTTGAAGTGACATGTGAGCTTATCAGTGAAACTTTCATCGAAGTGCCCATAAGTGAGAGCGATATTGTTGCAACAGGCTCTCAAAACAGTTCTAGCATGCACCATGAAGGGGTATCACTGGAAGCACCTATACGAGCTTTGAAACGCAAGGATGGCAAGAGCAATGTTGTCCCACAAACTGAAAAGCGGCAAGTTGGGAAGCGGAAATATGTACGGCAACCCAGGGGTCGGGGTAAATAA